In a single window of the Anabas testudineus chromosome 17, fAnaTes1.2, whole genome shotgun sequence genome:
- the LOC113172483 gene encoding uncharacterized protein LOC113172483 produces MNRQNDVPFNLAAKPRGAAPAYKPQLPGRVPQNFIEAMKLIQGKPGDNPNIRTSDMAAKTLPVRSRAVQPSLCKWKSSFKPLVGGDTSEDKGTDGSERSELYDPYSAVLSDSELKMSDSSHCPSDQEKKLGDSLSPAGQLFSPETRPCENQGFSSGQRLHDRQTYSPNTKSLDRPGYCSIGRHLDHRVCSSDQIIPGSSTQRFPTSYGGQRTNEEERITVPEFRRERTTAVRLTPPRLHRDYRHQQGHVETGQDHIKLSPEMTRNSSKIIIMDKNPITCDLCEVELTNGQELEDHLDSKRHWDTLELIQQQNNYDDLAIAFLQEVMLYKCRQCSRAIEDSALQALQENDHMTKVEMFHCATCDVFVSTSASSVQSHITSKDHLSKTKEFELQQRCACLSKAETIMKELKPQFEHFTKGGSPFE; encoded by the exons ATGAACCGGCAGAATGATGTTCCGTTCAACCTTGCAGCCAAACCCAGAGGAGCTGCCCCAGCATACAAACCACAGCTGCCTGGAAG AGTGCCCCAGAACTTCATAGAAGCCATGAAACTAATCCAGGGGAAGCCAGGAGACAACCCAAACATCAGGACATCTGACATGGCTGCTAAGACTCTACCTGTCCGGAGCCGTGCAG TTCAACCTTCTCTTTGCAAATGGAAATCATCCTTCAAACCGCTCGTTGGAGGCGACACCTCTGAGGACAAGGGCACAGACGGTTCAGAGAG GTCTGAGCTTTATGACCCTTACAGTGCTGTCTTGTCGGACTCTGAGCTCAAGATGTCAGATAGTAGCCACTGCCCATCTgaccaggaaaaaaaactggGAGATAGTTTGTCTCCAGCTGGCCAACTCTTTAGCCCTGAAACGAGACCCTGCGAGAATCAGGGTTTCAGTTCTGGTCAGAGACTGCATGATAGACAGACTTACAGCCCGAACACTAAATCGCTTGACCGACCAGGTTATTGCTCCATAGGCAGACATTTGGACCACAGGGTCTGCAGCTCTGACCAGATAATTCCTGGCTCATCCACACAAAGATTTCCTACATCTTATGGAGGACAGAGGACCAACGAGGAGGAGAGGATCACAGTGCCAGAATTCAGGAGAGAG AGGACCACTGCAGTAAGATTAACCCCTCCCAGGTTACACCGGGACTATCGGCATCAGCAGGGGCACGTAGAAACAG GACAGGACCACATCAAACTGTCCCCAGAGATGACAAGGAACAGCAGCAAAATCATTATAATGGACAA GAATCCTATCACCTGTGACCTCTGTGAAGTTGAGTTGACCAATGGACAGGAGCTTGAGGATCACTTGGACAGCAAACGACACTGGGACACACTGGAGCTTATACAGCAGCAGAATAATTATGATGATCTGGCTATAGCTTTCCTACAG GAAGTCATGCTGTATAAATGCCGTCAGTGTAGCCGAGCCATAGAGGACAGTGCTCTTCAAG CTCTACAGGAAAATGACCATATGACAAAGGTGGAAATGTTCCACTGCGCGACATGTGATGTCTTTGTATCCACATCTGCATCTTCGGTGCAGAGTCACATTACCTCTAAGGATCACCTGTCCAAAACAAAG gaGTTTGAATTGCAGCAGAGATGCGCTTGCCTCAGCAAAGCAGAAACTATAATGAAGGAGCTGAAACCACAGTTTGAACACTTCACAAAG ggtGGCAGCCCATTTGAATAA